Proteins found in one Vagococcus carniphilus genomic segment:
- a CDS encoding pseudouridine synthase, which yields MERLQKVMAHSGVASRRKSEEMILQGRVSVNGKKVTELGVKVVSGDRIEVDGIPIYQEQPVYFAFYKPRGVISAVSDDKNRKVVNDYFTGISERIFPVGRLDYDTSGLLIMTNDGDFANVLAHPKHEIEKTYVAKIKGNPTPEDLRVFRRGVVIDGRKTAPAKYKILSSDRAKGTSIVELIIHEGRNHQVKKMFEAVGLPVLKLKREKVGSLNLLGLMSGQYRELSKKEVSQLLVEAKGK from the coding sequence ATGGAAAGATTACAAAAAGTAATGGCACATTCAGGTGTAGCCTCAAGAAGAAAGTCAGAAGAGATGATACTTCAAGGAAGAGTATCAGTTAATGGTAAAAAAGTAACTGAACTAGGCGTCAAAGTAGTTAGCGGAGACAGAATTGAAGTAGATGGTATTCCTATTTATCAAGAACAACCTGTTTATTTCGCTTTTTATAAACCAAGAGGTGTTATATCAGCAGTAAGTGATGATAAGAATCGTAAAGTAGTTAATGACTATTTTACAGGTATCAGTGAACGTATTTTCCCAGTAGGGCGTTTAGATTATGATACTTCTGGTTTATTAATAATGACAAACGATGGTGATTTTGCTAATGTCTTAGCTCATCCTAAGCATGAAATTGAAAAAACATATGTTGCTAAAATAAAAGGCAATCCAACTCCTGAAGATTTGAGAGTTTTTAGAAGAGGTGTTGTAATAGATGGACGAAAAACAGCTCCAGCTAAATATAAGATTTTATCTTCTGATAGAGCTAAAGGAACTAGCATTGTAGAATTAATTATCCATGAAGGACGTAATCATCAAGTTAAAAAAATGTTTGAAGCAGTTGGCTTACCTGTATTAAAATTAAAACGTGAAAAAGTTGGTAGCTTGAATTTGCTAGGTTTAATGTCAGGTCAATATCGAGAACTAAGCAAAAAAGAAGTTAGCCAGTTATTGGTTGAAGCTAAAGGAAAATAA
- a CDS encoding GNAT family N-acetyltransferase, giving the protein MMTFRNLSETEFESIYYQYMVNDFPENELKDIETIQKSFQRGTYACVVMEEDGEIRAYACFSWVHPEVQILDYLAVVSDIRGKGYGSQLLDWLKENPKVKEIILESEDPDFSKDKIEKEIRTRRLSFYQKNGMKKRETSVVLGDVEFNIFTFDDSTLSEKELLKEMLMIYQQTSPNLQVIPY; this is encoded by the coding sequence ATGATGACTTTTAGAAATTTATCAGAAACAGAGTTTGAATCAATTTATTATCAGTATATGGTAAATGATTTTCCAGAAAATGAATTAAAAGATATTGAGACAATTCAGAAGTCTTTTCAAAGAGGGACATATGCTTGTGTGGTGATGGAAGAAGATGGTGAGATTAGAGCTTACGCTTGTTTCAGTTGGGTACATCCAGAAGTTCAAATATTAGATTATTTAGCAGTTGTTAGTGATATTAGAGGTAAAGGTTATGGGAGTCAATTACTAGATTGGTTGAAAGAAAATCCAAAAGTAAAAGAAATTATTCTTGAATCAGAAGATCCTGATTTTTCAAAGGATAAAATCGAAAAAGAAATAAGAACAAGAAGACTTTCGTTTTATCAAAAAAATGGAATGAAAAAAAGAGAGACTAGTGTTGTTTTAGGTGATGTGGAATTTAATATTTTTACATTTGATGATAGTACTTTATCTGAAAAAGAATTATTAAAGGAAATGTTGATGATTTATCAGCAAACTTCACCAAATTTACAGGTAATTCCATATTAA
- a CDS encoding AzlC family ABC transporter permease: MESSYSKGYVTFKDGFIACVPTILGYVGIGIACGIVGKSSGLSILSVVLMSVIVYGGSSQFIITGMLVSGAPISAIVFTTFLVNLRHFLMSMSVAEYFKETSLLKSIGIGTLLTDESYGVLMTAVLKEKQVSFSWVNGLNITAYLVWILSTLLGAILGNVIPDPQSLGLDYALVAMFIGLIILQIEYPLKVRTKATLMVMLSVAISLYLLSHVLSIELSVLAATLIGCMIGAMTDDKH; encoded by the coding sequence ATGGAATCATCTTATTCAAAGGGGTACGTCACATTTAAAGATGGTTTTATAGCTTGTGTACCAACTATACTTGGTTATGTGGGAATTGGGATAGCTTGTGGTATTGTCGGTAAAAGCTCAGGACTATCAATTTTGTCAGTTGTATTAATGTCAGTTATTGTATACGGAGGAAGTTCACAATTTATTATTACAGGTATGCTTGTTAGTGGAGCACCTATATCTGCTATTGTTTTTACAACTTTTTTAGTGAATTTACGTCATTTTTTAATGAGTATGTCAGTTGCTGAGTATTTTAAAGAAACCTCTCTTTTAAAATCAATCGGCATAGGAACATTGTTAACAGACGAGTCATATGGTGTTTTGATGACAGCAGTTTTAAAAGAAAAGCAAGTCTCCTTTAGTTGGGTAAACGGTTTAAATATAACAGCTTATCTTGTTTGGATTCTATCAACTTTATTAGGTGCTATTTTGGGCAACGTTATTCCGGATCCTCAAAGTTTAGGATTAGACTATGCCCTTGTTGCTATGTTTATCGGGTTAATTATTTTACAGATAGAATATCCATTAAAAGTTAGAACTAAAGCAACTTTAATGGTCATGTTAAGTGTTGCTATTAGTCTGTATCTTTTATCTCACGTATTGTCGATTGAATTAAGTGTATTAGCAGCAACATTGATAGGTTGTATGATAGGAGCGATGACAGATGACAAACATTAA
- a CDS encoding AzlD domain-containing protein yields the protein MTNINFSILLAIIGCGIVTWLPRILPFIFSKKVTFSDKAKQFMSYIPMCILTALFIQSLLVVNENKMTTINIENLLASLPTIIVGFITKSLMWTVIVGVVTMGLIRYIGLF from the coding sequence ATGACAAACATTAATTTTAGTATTTTATTAGCAATTATTGGTTGTGGGATTGTGACATGGCTACCTAGAATCCTACCGTTTATTTTTAGTAAAAAAGTAACTTTTTCTGATAAAGCAAAACAGTTTATGTCATACATTCCGATGTGTATTTTAACAGCCCTTTTTATTCAAAGCTTGCTAGTTGTAAATGAAAATAAAATGACAACAATTAATATTGAAAATCTACTAGCGAGTTTACCAACAATTATCGTTGGTTTTATCACAAAAAGTTTAATGTGGACGGTTATAGTTGGGGTTGTTACAATGGGACTTATACGGTACATAGGATTGTTTTAA
- a CDS encoding segregation/condensation protein A codes for MKELNVKLEIFEGPLDLLLHLIKTLEIDIYDIPISEITEQYMIYIRSMKELDLELAGEYIVMAATLMAIKSKTLLPKVELEYNDDSEFADEIDPREQLVAQLLEYRKYKYAAGVLKEKETERGKYYTKEATDLSNYKEEVIPLEPNEITTIDLFLAFSDIMNRQRELGPDSASIISEEFTIEDKVKEIMTKMFYADKKDGMAFESLFYLYTRNEIVTTFMALLELIKSGEIIAKQARAEEPIVLYRKKEV; via the coding sequence ATGAAAGAATTGAATGTAAAATTAGAAATATTTGAAGGACCATTAGATTTGCTCCTTCATTTGATTAAAACATTAGAAATAGATATTTATGATATTCCAATTTCTGAGATAACTGAACAATACATGATTTATATTCGCTCAATGAAGGAACTTGACCTAGAGCTTGCTGGTGAGTATATTGTTATGGCAGCTACTCTTATGGCAATTAAGAGTAAAACGTTATTACCTAAAGTTGAACTTGAATATAATGATGATAGTGAGTTTGCAGATGAAATCGATCCAAGGGAACAATTAGTTGCTCAGTTATTAGAGTATCGTAAATATAAATATGCAGCAGGAGTTCTAAAGGAAAAAGAAACTGAACGAGGAAAATACTACACTAAAGAGGCGACGGATCTTTCAAATTATAAAGAAGAGGTTATACCACTAGAACCAAACGAAATTACAACAATCGATTTATTTTTAGCATTTAGTGACATAATGAATCGTCAAAGAGAGTTAGGGCCTGATTCAGCAAGTATTATTTCAGAGGAATTCACGATAGAAGATAAGGTAAAAGAAATTATGACTAAGATGTTTTATGCTGATAAAAAAGATGGCATGGCCTTTGAGTCATTATTTTACTTGTACACTAGAAATGAAATTGTTACAACGTTTATGGCACTTCTTGAATTAATTAAATCAGGAGAAATTATTGCTAAACAAGCAAGAGCAGAAGAACCAATTGTGCTATATCGAAAAAAAGAAGTTTAA
- a CDS encoding MFS transporter: protein MWTEVLRRENMKNKNSMLYLAIMNLFIVFVGVGLVIPVMPLLQKTMHLSGSTMGMLVSVFAIAQLIASPIAGHISDRVGRKKLISVGMLIFSISELIFGLGHTVGWLYFSRAIGGIAAALIMPSVTAYVADVTTIEERPKAMGLVSAAISGGFIIGPGLGGFIAHFGMRVPFFVASALGFFGCLLAVFILKEPNKKLMHGQVSSKGSFKEIIKNPVFTFPFVVILISSFGLQAFESIYSIMAVINFGFSTTEIAMIITVSGSLALVCQIVFFDSIIRMVGEVGLIRIAFFASAIFVGVIAFTNNNWVVIISTFIVFLAFDLVRPAITTYLSRHAGDKQGTVNGLNSTFTSFGNILGPMASGFLFDMNHFLPYYVSSAVLLITSFLALMWKKEPSPEELKEG from the coding sequence ATCTGGACTGAAGTTTTAAGGAGGGAGAATATGAAAAATAAGAATAGCATGCTTTATTTAGCTATTATGAATTTGTTTATTGTTTTTGTGGGTGTTGGTTTAGTTATTCCTGTTATGCCGCTACTTCAAAAAACCATGCATCTATCAGGTTCAACAATGGGAATGTTGGTATCAGTTTTTGCTATAGCTCAATTGATAGCATCTCCAATAGCTGGGCATATTTCAGATAGAGTTGGAAGAAAAAAATTAATATCAGTCGGAATGTTGATTTTCTCTATTTCTGAACTTATATTTGGATTAGGGCATACAGTAGGTTGGCTTTATTTTTCAAGAGCGATTGGTGGTATTGCTGCAGCACTGATTATGCCATCTGTAACAGCGTATGTAGCTGATGTAACAACAATTGAAGAAAGACCTAAAGCGATGGGATTGGTGTCAGCAGCTATCAGTGGAGGCTTTATAATAGGTCCTGGTTTAGGAGGATTTATTGCCCACTTTGGTATGCGGGTTCCTTTTTTTGTTGCTTCTGCATTGGGCTTTTTTGGTTGTCTTTTGGCTGTGTTTATTTTGAAAGAGCCAAATAAGAAATTAATGCACGGTCAAGTGAGTTCGAAGGGATCTTTTAAAGAAATTATTAAAAATCCTGTCTTCACATTCCCATTTGTTGTTATTTTAATTTCATCATTTGGATTACAAGCGTTTGAGTCTATTTATAGCATTATGGCAGTTATCAATTTTGGCTTTTCGACTACTGAAATTGCGATGATTATTACAGTGAGTGGTAGTTTAGCTCTTGTTTGCCAAATCGTATTTTTTGATTCAATTATTCGAATGGTTGGAGAAGTTGGATTAATTCGAATTGCCTTTTTTGCAAGTGCAATATTTGTTGGTGTAATCGCATTTACCAATAATAATTGGGTTGTTATTATTTCAACGTTTATTGTCTTTTTAGCATTTGATTTAGTTCGGCCAGCAATTACAACATATCTATCAAGACATGCTGGTGATAAACAAGGAACTGTAAATGGTTTGAATTCAACTTTTACTAGTTTTGGAAATATTTTAGGACCGATGGCTTCAGGATTTTTATTTGATATGAATCACTTTTTACCTTATTATGTCTCTTCAGCTGTTTTGTTAATTACCAGCTTTTTAGCCTTAATGTGGAAGAAAGAGCCATCACCAGAAGAGTTAAAAGAAGGTTAA
- a CDS encoding ECF transporter S component: MKKSKTEKMVVTALLASFSYLLILLEFPILPTSPWLKLDFSDLPILIGSFIVGPVGGVLIAFIRSMLNFLLRGGDILSLIGNITGFLASVIFMLPIYRMAKKGDTNRNLFIGMGISSFLLIAFMAVANYYVITPLYMTVLGMDFGIPLSEMVLFGIVPFNIIKGIAVSTVFFVTYKKLLPSIQKKKSFV; the protein is encoded by the coding sequence ATGAAAAAAAGCAAAACAGAAAAAATGGTGGTCACAGCATTACTCGCGTCATTCTCGTATCTATTAATTTTACTTGAATTTCCAATTTTACCAACATCACCGTGGTTGAAACTAGATTTTAGTGATCTACCTATATTAATAGGTAGCTTCATTGTTGGTCCAGTAGGAGGTGTTTTAATAGCTTTCATTAGATCGATGTTAAATTTCTTGCTTCGAGGTGGAGATATTCTAAGTTTGATTGGTAATATTACTGGCTTTTTAGCCTCTGTCATTTTTATGCTTCCGATTTATAGAATGGCTAAAAAAGGTGATACCAATCGTAATTTATTTATCGGAATGGGAATTAGTTCTTTTCTTTTAATAGCTTTTATGGCTGTTGCTAACTATTATGTTATCACACCGCTTTATATGACTGTTTTAGGAATGGATTTTGGTATTCCTCTTTCAGAGATGGTTCTTTTTGGTATTGTACCTTTTAATATCATTAAAGGAATAGCTGTTAGCACCGTTTTCTTTGTAACTTATAAAAAATTATTACCAAGTATTCAAAAAAAGAAAAGTTTTGTTTAA
- a CDS encoding DNA-3-methyladenine glycosylase I, producing the protein MTEEICPWALRSELELEYHDKAWGFPLHDDAMLFEMLVLETMQAGLSWTTILKKREGMKQAFDQFNPTIIQSYQADKIAELLQDESIIRNKLKVNATISNAAAFLAVQKQHGSFDSFIWSYVDNQPIQNKFKAIEEVPAHTPLAEKISKDLKKLGFKFIGPTTVYAFMQSIGMVNDHLITCPIHQKAATHV; encoded by the coding sequence ATGACAGAAGAAATATGTCCGTGGGCACTACGTAGTGAATTAGAACTAGAGTATCATGATAAGGCATGGGGATTTCCTTTACATGATGACGCTATGCTTTTTGAAATGCTTGTTCTTGAAACGATGCAAGCTGGGTTAAGTTGGACTACCATTTTAAAAAAACGTGAAGGTATGAAACAAGCCTTTGATCAATTTAATCCAACGATTATTCAATCTTATCAAGCAGATAAAATAGCGGAATTATTGCAAGATGAATCGATTATTCGTAATAAACTGAAAGTTAACGCAACTATTAGTAATGCTGCTGCTTTTTTAGCAGTTCAGAAACAACATGGTAGTTTTGATTCTTTCATTTGGTCTTACGTAGATAATCAACCCATTCAAAACAAATTCAAAGCAATCGAAGAAGTACCCGCTCATACACCACTGGCTGAAAAAATATCAAAAGATTTAAAAAAATTAGGATTTAAATTTATCGGACCAACAACTGTTTATGCTTTTATGCAAAGCATCGGTATGGTAAATGATCATTTAATAACTTGTCCGATACATCAAAAAGCAGCAACTCATGTTTAA
- the xerD gene encoding site-specific tyrosine recombinase XerD has product MNEIEEYLHFLKIERGLSENTIQSYRRDLKQYDLFLKERNISTLEEIDRYIVLDFLEKLRNENKSSATIIRMVSTLRKYHQFLRQERFTDNDPMQHIDTPKKVQTLPKTLSIKEVEKIIESPDTSTVLGIRDRAILEVMYATGLRVTELITLKLDDLHLSLGLLQTLGKGDKERIIPLGDVAIKWIEIYLEKSRPELNAKNTKENPPFLFLNYKGEGFSRQGIWKNLKVYVVEAGIEKEVTPHTLRHSFATHLLENGADLRVVQELLGHADISTTQIYTHISKKRMADVYKTYFPRA; this is encoded by the coding sequence ATGAATGAAATAGAAGAATATTTACATTTTTTAAAAATAGAACGGGGATTATCTGAAAATACCATTCAAAGCTATAGAAGAGACTTAAAACAATATGATCTTTTTTTAAAGGAAAGAAATATATCAACCTTAGAAGAAATCGATCGTTATATCGTTTTGGATTTTCTAGAAAAATTAAGAAATGAAAATAAATCATCTGCTACCATTATTCGAATGGTTTCAACATTAAGAAAGTACCATCAATTTTTGAGACAAGAAAGATTTACCGATAATGATCCAATGCAACATATAGACACACCTAAAAAAGTTCAAACATTACCTAAAACACTATCCATTAAAGAGGTAGAAAAAATTATTGAATCTCCTGACACATCAACTGTTTTAGGTATTAGAGATAGAGCTATTCTTGAAGTGATGTATGCAACAGGACTCAGAGTAACTGAGTTGATCACATTAAAATTAGATGATTTGCATTTGTCATTAGGATTGCTTCAAACATTAGGTAAGGGGGATAAGGAAAGAATTATTCCACTTGGAGACGTTGCTATTAAATGGATTGAAATTTACTTAGAAAAATCTCGCCCTGAATTAAATGCAAAGAATACTAAAGAAAATCCTCCTTTTTTATTTCTCAATTATAAGGGAGAAGGCTTTTCAAGACAGGGAATATGGAAAAACTTAAAAGTTTATGTAGTAGAAGCTGGAATTGAAAAAGAAGTAACACCACATACGCTGCGTCATAGTTTCGCAACCCATTTGTTAGAAAATGGTGCTGATTTAAGAGTCGTTCAAGAGTTGTTGGGTCATGCTGATATTTCAACCACTCAAATTTATACGCACATTAGCAAAAAAAGAATGGCTGATGTTTATAAAACTTATTTTCCAAGAGCTTAG
- the scpB gene encoding SMC-Scp complex subunit ScpB, whose protein sequence is MEVFSKIEALLFVAGDEGLTLNELGHMVNLPTATTYDCLIQMKQEYQDDNRRAFTILEVGESFILSTKKEFASLLKYYAQSSINQNLSQAALETLSIVAYKQPITRAEIEELRGVQSSGSVQKLVARRLIEEKGRVEGPGRAILYGTTPYFFDYFGLKSIDELPAVTQLEEMSEKEIPNDLFFDRFKDQFEKIEEQDEN, encoded by the coding sequence ATGGAAGTATTTAGTAAAATAGAGGCACTTCTTTTTGTTGCTGGTGATGAAGGGTTAACGCTGAATGAATTGGGGCATATGGTTAATTTACCGACAGCAACAACTTATGATTGTCTCATTCAAATGAAACAAGAATACCAAGATGATAACAGGCGTGCCTTTACTATTTTAGAAGTTGGAGAAAGTTTTATATTAAGTACTAAAAAAGAATTTGCATCTTTACTTAAATATTACGCGCAATCATCTATTAATCAAAATTTATCGCAAGCAGCTTTAGAAACTTTATCAATAGTTGCTTATAAACAACCTATTACAAGAGCGGAGATAGAAGAGTTAAGAGGAGTTCAATCGTCAGGATCAGTTCAAAAGCTTGTAGCAAGACGTTTAATTGAAGAAAAAGGCCGTGTTGAAGGTCCAGGACGTGCTATTCTTTATGGAACAACACCTTACTTTTTTGATTATTTTGGATTGAAATCAATTGATGAGTTACCTGCTGTGACACAGCTCGAAGAAATGTCTGAAAAAGAAATACCAAATGATTTGTTTTTTGATCGTTTTAAAGATCAGTTTGAAAAAATAGAAGAACAGGATGAGAATTAA
- a CDS encoding CvfB family protein, protein MNELLGSVWHGMIFDENDKSYFVQKNGITFLLDKSEGEKEIGAMLEGFGYQNQKQQNIFTTKIPSVRKDHQDFAEVIASRKDLGVFVDIGLKDKEIVVSLDELPEMRQLWPKKGDQLLVSLKTDEKDRVWASLAEDVDFLAMSKAGTKEEMHNKNVSGIVYRLKLVGTFFITDERYIGFIHPSERFEEPRLGEKVSGRVIGVRPDGMLNVSLKPRGYEVISSDAQMILTFLERSEEGKIPFSDKSTPESIQETFAISKGQFKRALGSLMKEKMIKQEDGWTVLIKKEEI, encoded by the coding sequence ATGAATGAATTACTAGGAAGTGTCTGGCATGGCATGATTTTTGATGAGAATGATAAAAGTTATTTTGTTCAAAAAAATGGTATAACTTTTTTACTAGATAAATCAGAAGGTGAAAAAGAGATTGGAGCTATGCTTGAAGGTTTTGGCTACCAAAATCAAAAGCAACAAAATATCTTTACAACAAAAATTCCATCAGTAAGAAAAGACCATCAAGATTTTGCAGAAGTAATAGCGTCACGAAAAGATTTAGGTGTGTTTGTTGATATTGGTTTGAAGGATAAGGAAATAGTTGTTTCTTTAGATGAACTACCTGAGATGCGTCAGTTATGGCCTAAAAAGGGAGATCAATTATTAGTGAGTCTAAAAACGGATGAGAAAGATCGTGTATGGGCTTCTTTAGCAGAAGATGTTGATTTTTTAGCTATGTCTAAAGCTGGAACAAAAGAAGAGATGCATAACAAAAATGTTTCAGGGATTGTTTATCGTTTGAAACTAGTCGGAACATTTTTTATAACAGATGAACGTTATATTGGTTTTATTCATCCTTCTGAGAGATTTGAAGAACCTCGTTTAGGTGAGAAAGTTTCAGGCCGTGTTATTGGGGTTAGACCAGACGGTATGTTAAATGTTTCTTTAAAACCAAGAGGTTATGAAGTTATATCTTCTGACGCTCAAATGATTTTAACTTTTCTTGAAAGATCAGAAGAAGGTAAAATTCCATTTTCTGATAAATCAACACCAGAGTCAATTCAAGAAACATTTGCAATCAGCAAAGGCCAATTTAAACGTGCTTTAGGTTCTTTAATGAAAGAAAAAATGATTAAACAAGAAGATGGATGGACAGTCTTAATTAAAAAAGAAGAAATCTAA
- a CDS encoding Fur family transcriptional regulator: MENTTESLTRIKKRLHDASYKLTPQRETTVLVLLENEKDHLSAEEIYMLAKLKAPDIGLATVYRTLEMLTELKVLDKISFTDGLARYDMRKEGAKHFHHHLLCLECGDIEEIEEDLLGEVEQIVENRFKFKVTDHRLTFHGVCSKCQSEAK; the protein is encoded by the coding sequence ATGGAAAATACAACAGAGTCATTAACTCGAATAAAAAAAAGACTTCATGATGCTAGTTATAAACTAACACCACAAAGAGAAACGACTGTCTTGGTATTACTTGAAAATGAAAAGGATCATTTATCAGCAGAAGAAATTTATATGCTAGCTAAGTTAAAGGCCCCAGATATCGGTTTAGCGACTGTTTACCGAACATTAGAAATGCTAACGGAATTAAAAGTTTTAGATAAAATCAGTTTTACGGATGGTTTAGCTCGTTATGATATGAGAAAAGAAGGAGCTAAGCACTTCCATCATCATTTGTTATGTTTAGAATGTGGTGATATCGAAGAAATTGAAGAAGATTTGCTAGGAGAGGTTGAACAAATCGTTGAGAATCGTTTTAAGTTTAAAGTGACAGATCATCGATTAACTTTTCACGGTGTTTGTAGCAAATGTCAATCTGAAGCAAAATAA